The genomic region GTGATATAGGCCAATATTGTTGATGTCTAACTGTAACGAAGATTCTTGGCCGTCATTGCAGAGCAAGTCGCAGTCATAGCCTTCTTCAGACTGTTCGCTGTCCTTTTGGAAATTAGATTCTCGTACAATGACGTCGGGCTGACCTTCAATTTCAAAGGGCCATTCAACACAGAGAGGTTTCGGCCTGTGGACAACGCGCACACCGCCGTGGCCATGAAAAAAAATGATATTATTCCCCTGGTGACCAGCTTGCACTGAGGGGTGTTTGATTCCATCGATATTCAGGCTGTCAGGTGCGGCCAGAAATTCAGCAATGGCTTGTGTTGGCAGAT from Desulfovibrio intestinalis harbors:
- a CDS encoding RES family NAD+ phosphorylase produces the protein MGADDIAVALSEVRPIVGSSVLVARFEILRPMRVLNLDALKLLIEEGSYFDPNYAVRLGRKHFFPELWFDLLRPTMPGEEEMDYLPTQAIAEFLAAPDSLNIDGIKHPSVQAGHQGNNIIFFHGHGGVRVVHRPKPLCVEWPFEIEGQPDVIVRESNFQKDSEQSEEGYDCDLLCNDGQESSLQLDINNIGLYHISSVKTNYSSQKVIWQAPDSKTQHS